One window of the Cryptococcus gattii WM276 chromosome E, complete sequence genome contains the following:
- a CDS encoding MUTL-like protein 1, putative (Similar to TIGR gene model, INSD accession AAW43851.1; DNA mismatch repair protein MLH1) codes for MSEDSMDIDLQPEVGEIEPEGPKPIRKLTKDVINQIAAAEIIHRPSNAIKELLENSLDAGSTSIKISVKDGGLKLLQITDNGHGINKDDLPLLCERYATSKLQKFEDLQSLGTYGFRGEALASISYCSHVEVVTKTKHEGCGWKAHYQDGSLIPAKPGGTADPKPAAANDGTVITAADLFYNMPLRKRAFKSTSDEYNRIIDVVTKYAVHNPHVAWVCKKAGTALPDVATQVGSSTKANIAALYTSALANELLEIPNTELQPARLGAKLTGWVSNANSSWSKKGGWLLFINNRLVDSNKLKKAIEGHYTSYLPKGASPWVYLSLQIDPAKIDVNVHPTKSEVRFLNEDEIVDAVIQAVQTALEGANLSRSFTVQTLLPGAPTPLGKRESSNSVITSASFSARKAAPNYKVRMDPSNRTLDSMFTVIDPSQLSGFVEDEESQEQERPSKRRNVDPESQDDEPVMPNDDEEDNEGQAEEGERERVFVDEEESAKGKAKEIEESVCHFTSIQSLRRAVKRDGSAELNEIFRRHAFVGVVDRYQCLSLIQHSTKLFLVNHGTLGDEHFYQLSLRQFGAFNRIRLDPAPQLKELLTLAAEDEAGLLEAGLEVESVVDYIASLLRDRREMLDEYFSLLITEDGKVETLPMLLKGYTPNLDRLPHFLLCLGTQVDWDNEKGCFQTFLRELAFFYSPRPFEDQPPPRTKDENMNEDEVEGIEPTPEEIQHQLWQLEHVLFPSFRRYTVWPKNCMAHVSQLADLPDLFRIFERC; via the exons ATGTCTGAGGATTCTATGGACATCGACCTGCAGCCAGAAGTAGGGGAAATCGAACCAGAGGGCCCAAAACCAATTCGTAAGCTTACAAAAGATGTCATCAACCAGATCGCTGCTGCCGAG ATTATTCATCGACCATCAAATGCTATCAAGGAACTTCTCGAAAACTCGCTGGATGCAGGCTCGACATCCATCAAGATATCAGTCAAGGATGGGGGTCTAAAGCTCTTGCAAATCACCGATAATGGTCATGGCATCAACAAAGATGACCTTCCGCTTTTATGCGAGCGCTACGCGACTTCAAAGCTGCAAAAGTTTGAAGATCTCCAGTCATTAGGGACCTATGGCTTTAGAGGCGAGGCTCTCGCCAGTATAAGCTATTGCAGTCACGTTGAGGTCGTTACCAAGACCAAACATGAGGGGTGTGGCTGGAA AGCTCACTATCAAGACGGAAGCTTAATACCTGCAAAACCTGGAGGTACCGCAGACCCGAAGCCAGCGGCTGCCAATGACGGAACAGTCATCACT GCTGCAGACCTGTTCTACAATATGCCACTTCGTAAGCGTGCTTTCAAGTCAACTTCAGACGAATATAACCGTATCATCGACGTGGTCACCAAATATGCCGTTCATAATCCCCACGTTGCGTGGGTATGCAAAAAGGCTGGCACTGCTTTGCCTGATGTTGCCACTCAAGTTGGTTCGAGCACCAAGGCGAATATCGCGGCGCTCTATACATCTGCGCTGGCCAATGAGTTGCTCGAAATTCCAAATACTGAATTACAGCCTGCTAGGCTAGGTGCAAAGCTAACAGGCTGGGTGAGTAATGCGAATAGTAGCTGGTCGAAGAAGGGAGGATGGTTACTTTTCATCAATA ATAGATTGGTCGATTCAAACAAATTGAAAAAAGCTATAGAGGGCCACTACACCTCATACCTTCCAAAAGGTGCTTCGCCTTGGGTATATCTCAG TCTGCAAATTGACCCTGCCAAAATCGACGTAAACGTGCATCCCACAAAGTCGGAAGTCCGTTTTCTCAATGAAGACGAAATTGTCGACGCTGTTATACAAGCCGTTCAAACCGCTCTGGAGGGTGCCAATCTCTCGCGTTCTTTCACTGTCCAA ACTCTCCTTCCCGGTGCCCCCACACCTTTAGGGAAACGTGAAAGTTCAAATTCCGTTATAACATCTGCATCATTCTCTGCTCGCAAAGCAGCTCCAAACTACAAAGTCCGCATGGACCCTTCCAACCGCACTCTCGACTCCATGTTCACTGTCATTGACCCTTCCCAGCTCTCCGGTTTTGTTGAAGACGAGGAATCGCAGGAACAGGAGCGACCTTCCAAAAGAAGGAATGTTGACCCAGAATCTCAAGATGATGAGCCGGTAATGCCGaacgatgatgaggaagataACGAGGGCCAGGCcgaagaaggggaaagagagagagttttcgtggatgaagaggaaagtGCGAAAGGGAAAGCGAAGGAGATCGAGGAGAGTGTATGTCATTTTACAAGTATCCAATCTTTGAGAAGGGCAGTCAAGAGGGATGGGAGTGCTG AACTTAACGAAATTTTTCGACGGCATGCTTTCGTCGGAGTTGTCGATCGATATCAATGTCTTTCGCTTATTCAGCATAGCACGAAGCTATTCCTGGTCAACCATGGCACATTGGG CGATGAACATTTTTACCAACTTAGTCTTCGGCAGTTCGGCGCATTTAACCGTATACGCCTTGATCCTGCGCCACAACTGAAGGAGCTCTTGACATTAGCAGCAGAGGACGAAGCTGGGCTGCTTGAAGCAGGATTGGAAGTGGAAAGTGTTGTCGAT TATATCGCAAGTCTGTTAAGAGACCGCCGGGAAATGCTAGACGAAtatttctctcttctcattactgaagatggaaaagtaGAAACTCTCCCCATGTTATTGAAAGGATATACCCCGAATCTTGATCGGCTGCCTCATTTCTTATTATGTCTTGGAACGCAG GTGGATTGGGATAACGAAAAGGGATGTTTCCAAACTTTTCTTCGCGAACTCGCATTCTTTTATTCCCCTCGGCCCTTTGAAGACCAACCTCCTCCACGCACTAAAGATGAAAACATGAACGAAGACGAGGTAGAAGGTATAGAGCCCACCCCAGAAGAGATTCAGCATCAGCTCTGGCAGCTTGAGCATGTCTTGTTCCCCAGCTTCAGACGGTACACAGTCTGGCCAAAGAACTGTATGGCCCATGTCAGTCAACTGGCCGATTTGCCAGACTTGTTTAGGATCTTTGAAAGATGCTAA
- a CDS encoding Hypothetical Protein (Similar to TIGR gene model, INSD accession AAW43877.1) yields MPLTVNEPHPQRIKRHYTVRKSPYLVSLVLLLAATSLTLLNIYVPRLIHVKGRTPGPTTFETRYGLYKRCTRSLAVPNSTLAFLESSHPLPTGVELPLVDIFGIEGPTGDPSEGAGNQWVCQNFPTRSECQQFGEKFCVLWSTSGYAAQLSLVPCLASLISLLFIFLHRGERTARAKARRQQWKLVSGTMLIHCLLQVLSIALILHVFRTDARFESKGSHLDHSFNFGVASAVVSLIQALLLTFTGLAARAGKPWAAGQSALKSSNHRRTHSGRVVVVPEGTPVPPHEAVTVGEVRAVQETGEANERTGLLDGYEGDVAGGGSQRATDAV; encoded by the exons ATGCCGCTGACCGTAAACGAACCTCATCCCCAACGCATCAAGCGTCACTACACAGTTAGGAAGTCTCCATATCTTGTCTCCCTCGTGTTGTTGCTCGCAGCGACATCTCTCACTCTTTTGAACATCTAT GTACCCAGACTCATCCATGTCAAGGGTCGAACTCCAGGACCGACCACATTCGAAACCAG GTATGGTCTTTACAAACG CTGTACTCGCTCCCTAGCTGTACCAAACTCCACGCTTGCTTTTCTCGAATCATcccatcctcttcccacTGGAGTTGAACTTCCTTTGGTGGATATCTTTGGCATTGAGGGACCTACTGGCGACCCTTCGGAAGGCGCGGGGAATCAGTGGGTTTGTCAGAATTTCCCCACCAGGTCAGAATGTCAGCAATTTGGCGAGAAGTTTTGTGTTCTCTGGTCAACATCCGGCTACGCAGCTCAGCTCTCTCTCGTGCCGTGCCTTGCCAGCCTGATCAGcctccttttcatctttttgCACAGGG GAGAGCGTACGGCTAGAGCTAAAGCTCGTCGCCAGCAATGGAAGCTCGTCTCGGGGACTATGCTCATCCATTGCCTCTTGCAAGTTTTATCCATCGCCTTAATTTTGCACGTTTTCAGGACCGATGCTAGGTTCGAAAGTAAAGGCAGTCATTTGG ACCATTCATTCAATTTCGGAGTTGCCTCAGCTGTCGTCTCTCTCATACAAGCTCTTCTTTTGACATTCACCGGTCTTGCAGCTC GTGCTGGCAAACCTTGGGCAGCAGGTCAATCTGCACTCAAATCGAGTAATCATCGCCGTACCCATTCGGGGCGAGTTGTTGTTGTCCCCGAGGGTACCCCTGTTCCGCCGCACGAGGCTGTTACTGTTGGTGAGGTACGGGCCGTCCAGGAAACAGGTGAAGCGAATGAAAGGACGGGATTACTGGACGGGTATGAAGGGGATGTGGCGGGTGGCGGAAGCCAGAGGGCAACGGATGCTGTTTGA
- a CDS encoding uncharacterized protein (Similar to TIGR gene model, INSD accession AAW43878.1), protein MAAALHMPTVGHRPSMDRTPSFDQTRSRSTTPFADPAPQSRSGSGASGASPYNQPYPGYFPQQQFYAVQPQSWTTAALPASAFHTPPFHGYSGQPGFQQFQQSQADFAAWANAYQHMMMASVAGVHQGVPTPPASSEYERRGSMSEGYFDPPYAASQGQNKLQSKGEQQLQPVHPYKRGPSRVASREQVRSASMPSKADPQPSSLPRSPSAPNATDERSFPVSTPSTLNPPTVPTSALDPSVASFVPPRRLNTEMRRNSYASDKSDCENSPSSRSSTPAVPQPPAFRAAIPLYPGPITNATNTRPSPLSKSTTSEIVEKGSKSGFKSKIFNKSEKNLKEQKKFTSPVKSSLPPQTFSSPSETSTRSATPPVTPPHDLPTPSAPFANAAATGSEISLADTERTERTATIGDETKGKGKRSLFRMKNMSTDNISLSSTVSSASMMIRKMGSIGKLAKRNSLMGISRIFKEKPKDEDAGLPQKEIKKIKKEKKKKGKSKGQAAPTAVSHANAESDRPTINGEDRALAGLTPAAKLARQYTLRSRAEAAQRQNDNTAVRSTPNHDVVRSMESVTAVVPHEGPIFGPEVVHVQPRQTPTVVHAVAMTEHEYDSEDDSSDEGDTVEDLTMTMRRTRLSDEADAEFKATWGNAYIDKNAVPKKGILKQSSSYSSQDEETNNRPRSNSTRETISAKPGSLAHLPPSDPSRLDGLEQLSLPVDNFTNSSVSTSNPEQVSPAPERMYQLPAQNTSAPTLSLMTASTHPAPQRSKTAPARKRLLWAPECAVYTTYDCFTYDRRSEPATCNRLTPELAMAIKQELNAFKLEMPIHPESRIYTHYFA, encoded by the exons ATGGCAGCCGCGCTTCACATGCCTACCGTAGGCCACCGCCCTTCCATGGACCGTACACCATCTTTCGACCAGACTCGATCCCGATCAACTACACCGTTTGCCGATCCCGCACCACAGAGTCGTTCCGGGTCCGGTGCTTCTGGAGCCTCTCCGTACAACCAACCGTATCCTGGTTACTTTCCCCAACAGCAATTTTACGCGGTTCAACCACAATCTTGGACTACTGCCGCTCTTCCCGCTTCTGCATTCCATACTCCTCCGTTCCACGGCTATTCCGGACAGCCTGGCTTCCAACAGTTTCAACAGTCCCAGGCAGACTTTGCGGCGTGGGCGAATGCTTATCAGCATATGATGATGGCATCTGTAGCAGGAGTACACCAAGGGGTACCCACACCTCCTGCTTCCTCAGAGTATGAAAGACGTGGCAGTATGAGTGAAGGCTATTTTGACCCACCCTACGCTGCTTCGCAAGGGCAGAATAAACTGCAGAGTAAAGGAGAACAACAACTGCAACCTGTTCACCCTTACAAACGAGGGCCATCTCGTGTCGCATCCCGTGAACAGGTGCGTTCGGCCTCTATGCCTAGTAAAGCAGATCCGCAACCATCTTCCCTCCCTAGATCACCGTCGGCGCCCAACGCAACGGATGAACGGTCGTTCCCTGTTTCTACTCCTAGCACTCTCAACCCACCCACAGTCCCTACTTCCGCGCTTGATCCTTCAGTAGCCTCTTTTGTTCCGCCTCGACGTTTGAACACTGAAATGCGGAGGAACTCTTACGCCAGTGATAAATCTGATTGTGAAAACAGCCCCTCCTCTCGCTCATCCACTCCTGCTGTTCCCCAGCCTCCTGCTTTCCGTGCTGCAATTCCTTTATATCCTGGTCCTATCACCAATGCCACGAACACCCGCCCATCTCCTCTATCCAAGTCTACAACATCCGAAATTGTAGAAAAAGGCAGTAAATCTGGTTTTAAGAGCAAGATATTCAACAAGTCGGAAAAGAATCTGAAAGAGCAAAAGAAGTTTACTTCCCCGGTTAAATCTTCACTCCCTCCTCAGACCTTTTCATCGCCTTCTGAAACATCGACCAGATCCGCTACTCCTCCTGTAACTCCCCCTCATGACTTGCCCACGCCGTCAGCGCCGTTTGCAAATGCTGCTGCTACCGGAAGTGAAATCAGCTTGGCAGATACGGAGCGAACAGAACGGACAGCAACGATCGGGGATGAGACAAAAGGcaagggaaagaggagTTTGTTTAGGATGAAAAATATGTCGACGGATAACATTTCTTTGAGTTCGACCGTTTCTTCTGCCAGTATGATGATCAGGAAAATGGGGAGCATTGGAAAGTTGGCGAAAAGAAATAG TTTGATGGGTATTTCCAGGATCTTCAAGGAAAAACCcaaggatgaagatgccGGGTTACCCCAGAAAGAAATTAAGAAGATtaagaaggaaaagaagaaaaagggcAAAAGCAAGGGCCAAGCTGCACCCACTGCTGTCAGCCACGCCAACGCCGAGTCTGATCGTCCCACTATTAATGGCGAGGACCGTGCTCTTGCTGGTCTCACTCCTGCTGCCAAGCTTGCCCGACAGTATACCCTTCGTTCTCGCGCTGAAGCCGCTCAAAGGCAAAACGACAATACTGCAGTCAGGTCTACTCCCAACCATGATGTTGTGCGGAGCATGGAAAGCGTCACCGCCGTTGTACCTCACGAAGGTCCCATCTTTGGCCCGGAAGTCGTCCATGTCCAGCCCAGACAGACGCCCACAGTCGTGCATGCCGTGGCAATGACCGAACACGAGTATGATAGCGAGGATGATTCTTCTGATGAAGGCGATACAGTGGAAGATCTCACTATGACGATGCGAAGGACAAGGTTATCCGACGAAGCGGATGCGGAATTTAAGGCTACTTGGGGTAATGCGTACATTGATAAGAATGCGGTGCCGAAGAAAGGGATCTTGAAGC AATCGTCGTCGTATTCATCGCAAGATGAAGAAACGAACAACCGACCGAGATCCAACTCTACCCGCGAGACCATTTCTGCCAAACCAGGGTCTTTGGCGCACCTCCCTCCTTCCGACCCTTCACGCCTTGATGGCCTTGAGCAGCTCTCACTTCCTGTTGACAATTTCACGAACTCGTCCGTTTCCACCTCCAATCCTGAACAGGTCTCTCCTGCCCCGGAACGGATGTACCAACTCCCCGCTCAAAACACCTCTGCTCCGACATTATCTCTCATGACAGCTTCTACCCACCCTGCACCTCAGAGAAGCAAGACCGCTCCCGCAAGAAAGAGGTTATTGTGGGCGCCGGAATGTGCAGTGTATACTACTTACGACTGCTTCACCTATGATAGAAGGAGCGAACCGGCTACATGTAACCGATTAACACCAGAGTTGGCTATGGCGATCAAGCAAGA GTTGAACGCGTTCAAGCTTGAGATGCCTATCCATCCCGAGTCGCGTATTTATACGCACTATTTTGCTTAG